The Solanum stenotomum isolate F172 unplaced genomic scaffold, ASM1918654v1 scaffold7686, whole genome shotgun sequence genome includes a region encoding these proteins:
- the LOC125853014 gene encoding uncharacterized protein LOC125853014, with protein MSMKVPVENVAAQSKLNQEQAQAYNTILERVNSETPGLFFVDGPGGTRKTFLYRALLGKVRSEGMIALASATSGVAATILPGGRTTHSRFAIPLQADETTMTNMSKQVDRSFRDIMDSDIPFGGKVMVFGGDFRQVLPVVPKSTRAETVNASLVKSYLWPLIEKIQLSTNMRARADTSFSNFLLRVGNGEETTIKDNLIALPEQMNVQQTQHANPEETLISEIFPDLQQNYRSTDYITERAILASRNEFVDNLNEILIGKFPGEKKIYISFDSAEDDTNNYYQEEYLNTLTYTK; from the exons ATGTCTATGAAAGTGCCAGTTGAAAATGTTGCCGCTCAATCAAAATTGAATCAAGAACAAGCGCAAGCTTACAATACCATTCTTGAAAGGGTCAACTCAGAAACACCAGGGTTGTTCTTTGTAGATGGGCCTGGGGGAACCAGGAAAACATTCCTATATCGCGCGTTACTAGGAAAGGTTAGATCAGAAGGTATGATAGCATTAGCATCTGCAACCAGTGGTGTAGCAGCAACAATATTGCCTGGAGGACGTACGACACACTCAAGATTTGCCATACCACTACAAGCAGATGAGACAACAATGACAAATATGTCAAAACAAG TCGACAGAAGCTTTCGCGATATAATGGATAGCGACATTCCTTTTGGAGGGAAAGTCATGGTATTTGGAGGGGACTTCCGTCAAGTTTTGCCTGTTGTACCAAAATCTACACGCGCGGAGACGGTAAATGCAAGTTTGGTTAAGTCGTATTTGTGGCCTTTAATAGAAAAGATTCAACTATCAACAAATATGCGAGCAAGAGCAGATACAAGTTTTAGTAATTTTTTGCTGCGAGTTGGAAATGGGGAAGAGACCACAATAAAGGATAATTTAATAGCACTTCCAGAACAAATGAATGTACAACAAACACAACATGCTAATCCAGAAGAAACCTTGATCAGCGAAATATTTCCAGACCTTCAACAAAATTACAGATCTACTGACTATATAACGGAACGGGCAATCTTAGCAAGTAGAAATGAATTTGTAGATAATCTAAATGAAATCCTGATTGGGAAATTCcctggagaaaaaaaaatatatatcagcTTTGACTCAGCGGAAGATGATACCAACAACTACTATCAAGAAGAATACCTCAACACCTTAACGTACACCAAATAG